One genomic segment of Danio rerio strain Tuebingen ecotype United States chromosome 11, GRCz12tu, whole genome shotgun sequence includes these proteins:
- the ap5b1 gene encoding AP-5 complex subunit beta-1 isoform X1 — protein MTIADLWDQRISAFLLSPSQFLATSTSEIFLAELLHELRNDKINDQLKILLVSALLEHPTILCPSASVGEETALELLSIFSQTPQKSISLKCNVMLAITNVIICTSCLATHTKMAEDWLDLLFQTIQDTNDYRCGQSQQPLRATACDCLREMETCSPGLLSQKLEALYLLKQQETSVLHQSYCILYTLGLKNAIRILTNQKEVTDFEFKSILGGNEGFAWRTNQNFLPINMIVQVPQLPQGLDCKELKSIMSLLLEESYLLTPISQSSLMRDLVEVVAMVPGLSPTLFKSQLLRLFGTAEVVLMHATLFMKDTFTDSLFTAEDENFLLKRLVGSAQHPLLRIPEKLFYMDCILHFPENRPISSSGEECLPVLVTPRLAASLLPTVFNDSATMLCRLNLLCLVHLEADEGEADKGIAYLFDHIMALLKIVDSDGSREVVVTSFRALFIFLKHFNGMEELSEKLIDKLRDIYSRHCRLAPNLIGLADRIQECLDDPIWSVKLLRGLQKCIMEMPPLQLTIHNLSWHLKVLKRVAKEGQITQRNTIYLLLNVLINSNLCERGKWQIGNAVLAVCRNLLEHPSIDQVFIELADLLQYISVNYNDTDIKDHARFYYTLLTNLSWEKLTGVLAKGPDGGRAKERSHSAIMAESEGIASNLTVCKTERHVLQLIKIQDKVSQSTSESSESLEDTGEARNWLEVYQEQFQTPGFGSEVTLRYNLTHAEETDPLFDRVFSICLHFEFKDSNYAKVSDIHVPCVFRDRKPPEVNVQLKPFQPYPTTLCFSAMFTTQDGRSWHSQLPDVSISFPEIFLPLPIATNASSACREQVFDHIWESAASGNPDKSAISLFCFKPGDESLADLIKTHFQGYLITDQQSERFWKVLFFLPPMCHVLLRITQAEDAVQVSIATDNWELLPFVNSYLRNITDDCSTTVTDG, from the coding sequence ATACTCCTTGTGTCTGCACTACTGGAGCATCCAACCATTCTCTGCCCCTCTGCCTCAGTGGGAGAAGAAACGGCTCTCGAACTGCTGTCCATCTTTTCCCAGACACCGCAGAAGTCCATCAGCCTCAAGTGTAATGTCATGCTGGCGATCACCAATGTGATAATATGCACTTCCTGTTTGGCCACGCACACAAAGATGGCTGAAGACTGGCTGGACCTTTTATTTCAGACGATTCAGGACACCAATGACTACAGATGCGGTCAATCCCAGCAGCCTTTAAGAGCCACTGCTTGTGACTGCCTACGAGAAATGGAAACCTGTAGCCCCGGTCTTCTTTCTCAAAAGTTGGAGGCCTTGTATCTTCTCAAACAGCAAGAAACTTCAGTTCTGCATCAGTCCTATTGTATTCTGTATACACTAGGATTGAAGAACGCAATACGGATCTTGACGAACCAAAAAGAGGTTACTGATTTCGAGTTTAAGAGCATATTAGGAGGAAATGAAGGGTTTGCATGGAGAACTAATCAGAATTTCTTGCCAATTAACATGATAGTGCAAGTCCCACAGTTGCCACAAGGACTGGATTGTAAAGAACTCAAATCGATAATGTCTTTACTTCTGGAGGAGTCCTACCTACTAACACCAATTTCCCAGTCTTCCCTAATGAGGGATCTTGTAGAAGTTGTTGCAATGGTGCCTGGACTTTCTCCAACACTATTTAAATCGCAGCTTCTGCGACTGTTTGGCACAGCAGAAGTCGTGCTCATGCATGCCACGCTCTTCATGAAAGACACCTTCACAGATAGTCTTTTCACCGCTGAGGATGAGAACTTTCTGCTTAAGCGTCTGGTGGGATCAGCCCAGCATCCGCTCCTAAGAATTCCCGAAAAACTCTTCTACATGGACTGCATCCTGCATTTCCCTGAAAACCGACCTATATCTAGTAGTGGTGAAGAATGTTTACCTGTGCTGGTTACGCCACGTCTTGCAGCATCTCTTCTCCCTACGGTTTTCAATGATAGTGCTACTATGCTCTGCAGACTGAACCTTCTGTGCCTGGTgcaccttgaggcagatgagggTGAAGCGGATAAAGGAATCGCCTACCTGTTCGATCACATAATGGCACTTTTGAAAATCGTAGACAGCGATGGTAGCAGAGAAGTAGTCGTGACGTCTTTCAgggcattgtttatttttctcaagCACTTCAATGGTATGGAAGAACTCTCGGAGAAGCTGATCGACAAATTACGTGATATTTATTCCAGACATTGCAGACTTGCTCCAAATCTAATTGGCCTTGCAGATCGAATTCAAGAGTGTCTAGACGACCCCATCTGGTCGGTTAAGTTGTTGAGAGGACTTCAGAAATGCATTATGGAGATGCCTCCATTGCAATTGACGATTCACAATTTGAGTTGGCACTTGAAAGTCTTGAAAAGAGTGGCTAAAGAGGGTCAGATCACCCAAAGGAACACCATTTACCTTCTTCTCAACGTTCTCATCAACTCTAACTTGTGTGAACGAGGCAAGTGGCAGATTGGAAACGCAGTTCTTGCTGTTTGTCGCAATCTTTTGGAGCACCCTTCGATTGATCAGGTGTTCATCGAGTTGGCAGATCTTTTGCAATACATTTCAGTTAATTACAATGACACGGACATCAAGGACCACGCTCGCTTCTACTACACATTGCTAACCAATCTTTCATGGGAAAAGCTGACAGGGGTTCTTGCCAAAGGTCCTGATGGAGGACGTGCCAAAGAGCGCTCGCATTCAGCAATTATGGCTGAGAGCGAAGGGATTGCGAGTAACCTGACTGTGTGCAAAACTGAACGGCATGTTTTGCAACTCATTAAAATCCAAGATAAAGTCTCGCAAAGCACTTCAGAGAGTTCTGAATCATTGGAGGATACAGGAGAGGCTAGGAACTGGTTGGAGGTTTATCAAGAACAATTCCAGACACCTGGTTTTGGTTCGGAGGTCACTTTAAGGTACAACCTGACTCATGCAGAAGAAACCGATCCTTTATTCGATAGAGTCTTTTCAATCTGTCTGCATTTTGAGTTTAAAGATTCAAACTACGCAAAGGTGAGTGACATACATGTACCATGTGTGTTTAGAGACCGAAAGCCTCCTGAAGtcaatgtccagcttaaaccatttCAACCCTATCCAACTACTCTATGCTTCAGTGCAATGTTTACCACCCAAGATGGACGCTCATGGCACAGCCAACTGCCTGACGTGAGCATTTCATTCCCAGAGATATTCCTACCTCTACCTATAGCTACAAACGCATCAAGTGCATGCAGAGAGCAAGTGTTTGATCACATCTGGGAGTCTGCAGCCTCTGGGAATCCTGACAAATCCGCCATTAGTTTGTTCTGTTTTAAACCCGGAGATGAAAGTCTAGCCGATCTGATCAAGACACATTTTCAGGGTTACCTGATTACAGATCAGCAAAGTGAACGATTTTGGAAAGTCTTGTTCTTTCTTCCACCGATGTGCCATGTGCTTTTGAGAATTACACAGGCTGAAGATGCCGTTCAGGTCAGCATCGCAACGGACAATTGGGAGCTATTACCGTTTGTGAACTCTTACCTCCGAAACATTACTGATGATTGTAGCACAACAGTAACAGATGGCTAA